A stretch of the Glycine soja cultivar W05 chromosome 13, ASM419377v2, whole genome shotgun sequence genome encodes the following:
- the LOC114381204 gene encoding LOB domain-containing protein 21-like — protein MLVRGMKGYEPRSSSSCAACKLLKRRCIPNCIFAPYFRSDECKKFAKVHKVFGASNVSKILIEVPEEQREDTVNSLAYEAEARLRDPVYGCIGAIALLQRKMVELQHDLVIAKDRLARCHAAATAAATTTTTSIPSPDILHANVSLPPFPDFYTSSSDFNDIFCHSSSSQLLSRHETVDDFNQIPYIF, from the coding sequence ATGTTAGTGAGAGGCATGAAGGGTTATGAGCCCCGTTCAAGCTCTTCATGTGCAGCTTGCAAGTTATTGAAGAGAAGATGCATACCAAATTGTATTTTTGCACCTTACTTTAGGTCTGATGAGTGCAAGAAGTTTGCAAAGGTGCACAAGGTGTTTGGAGCAAGCAATGTGAGCAAGATTCTGATTGAAGTGCCGGAAGAGCAGAGAGAGGACACAGTGAATTCTCTTGCTTATGAGGCTGAGGCAAGGCTGAGAGACCCGGTTTATGGATGCATTGGTGCCATAGCTCTGTTGCAAAGGAAGATGGTGGAGCTTCAACATGATCTGGTCATCGCAAAGGATCGTCTCGCGCGTTGTCACGCTGCTGCTACTGCTgctgccaccaccaccactactAGTATCCCTTCTCCTGATATCTTGCATGCCAATGTTAGCCTTCCCCCATTCCCTGACTTTTACACTTCTTCAAGTGACTTCAATGATATCTTCTGCCACAGTTCTTCGTCTCAATTATTGAGCCGACATGAAACGGTGGatgatttcaatcaaatcccatatatattttaa